The following are encoded in a window of Colletotrichum lupini chromosome 3, complete sequence genomic DNA:
- a CDS encoding ran GTPase activating protein 1: MATTRKVFSLEGKGLKLDTGADLEPHIADLRSADVEEVRFLGNTLGVGACKLLGEVLATKKNLQSADLSDIFTGRLLSEIPEALSSLLTSILNLPKLTTINLNDNAFGINTQAPVVAFLAAHVPLQHLYLNNNGLGPHAGILVADALSELHAKKEAARKEGKEVPYLETVICGRNRLENGSMQAWAKAYSLHNKIKEIRMIQNGIRQEGISHLISEGLKTATELRILDLQDNTFTINGAKALAGVLPNLTNLQELGLNDAYLTPKGTKVVAKSLAKGKQDKLETLRLAFNDITPKALESIAGVVTESLPALKKVELNGNKVEEEDPSIIAIREFLEERKEKIGGDVVDEDAWGLDCLSDLEGEDSDEEEEEESEEEEELDAEKEAEILTKEAEEAQEEPTVQLKDKEVDDLAKKLAKTEI; this comes from the exons ATGGCGACCACGCGCAAGGTGTTCTCTCTTGAGGGAAAGGGTCTCAAGCTCGATACTGGCGCCGACCTCGAGCCCCACATCGCCGACTTGCGCTCGGCCGACGTCGAAGAGGTCAGGTTCCTGGGAAACACCCTGGGAGTCGGTGCTTGCAAGCTCCTTGGTGAGGTCCTGGCCACCAAGAAGAACCTCCAG TCCGCCGACCTCTCCGACATCTTTACCGGCCGTCTCCTGAGCGAAATCCCTGAGGCCCTTTCCTCCCTCCTCACTTCTATTCTCAACCTCCCTAAGCTCACGACGATCAACCTGAACGACAATGCTTTCGGTATCAACACCCAGGCCCCGGTCGTTGCTTTCCTGGCTGCCCACGTGCCCCTCCAGCACCTTTACCTGAACAACAACGGCCTCGGCCCCCACGCTGGTATTCTGGTGGCTGATGCGCTCTCTGAGTTGCACGCCAAGAAGGAGGCAGCGAGAAAGGAGGGCAAGGAGGTCCCATACCTCGAGACTGTCATTTGCGGTCGCAACCGTCTGGAGAACGGCAGCATGCAGGCCTGGGCCAAGGCCTACAGCCTTCACAACAAGATCAAGGAGATCAGGATGATCCAGAATGGTATTCGCCAGGAGGGAATCAGCCACCTTATTAGTGAGGGCTTGAAGACTGCGACCGAACTGCGCATCCTCGATCTCCAGGACAACACCTTCACCATTAACGGTGCCAAGGCCCTTGCCGGTGTCCTCCCCAATTTGACAAACCTGCAGGAGCTGGGTCTCAACGATGCCTACCTCACGCCCAAGGGTACCAAGGTTGTCGCCAAGTCTCTTGCTAAGGGCAAGCAGGACAAGTTGGAGACACTTCGCCTGGCTTTCAACGACATCACCCCCAAGGCACTGGAGAGCATCGCCGGCGTTGTTACCGAGTCTCTGCCAGCCTTGAAGAAGGTTGAGCTCAACGGCAACAAggttgaggaggaggaccCCTCCATCATCGCCATCCGCGAGTTCCTCGAGGAGCGCAAGGAGAAGATTGGTGGCGATGTCGTTGATGAGGACGCTTGGGGACTTGACTGCCTGAGCGACCTCGAGGGAGAGGACTctgacgaggaggaggaagaggaatccgaggaggaagaggagctgGATGCCGAGAAGGAAGCCGAGATCCTTACCAAGGAGGCTGAGGAGGCCCAGGAGGAGCCGACCGTCCAGCTCAAGGACAAGGAGGTGGACGATCTGGCCAAGAAGCTGGCCAAGACGGAGATTTAA
- a CDS encoding fungal specific transcription factor domain-containing protein: MTPTPPSTTPSSGSGRSPEEQFRVNQSQGSSRPDDMQNRIDRLEGLVLSLMHGGATIDPSTAAAAAAVTGASTTKSNTDSTPTSAKIDPDDETQMRDDDEDSDPDGELATSLGVLKVDSDKGKSMYIGQEHWHTILADISEVKTYFANHKKDLEKSYEKVMMSKPASAREGPTFLLGAAPATEIELRAELPPKSAVLALCSRYFNSMDNAVNIIHAPTFQQQLRAHWQDPSKTPIMWLGLLYSILCLAMLSYHKVGDEPPEWKGRTLDLASEYRLRTVQCLIAADYTKPVEYTVETMLLYVFGEYSSRWDADLGLWLIVSLLTRVAFRMGYHRDAKWFPTITPFQAEMRRRTWALVRMADVVFSHQVSLPSMIYGHDCDTQLPNNIFDEEFGPNTKVLPPSRPKTEPTPIAYMIAKSKLCNEMGDILQATNRVGRQLPYDEILRFDARLREINDEIPPHLKVAALEGSHDPVTLIIARFNINVLYLKILCLLHKKYVPRARTNPRYAYSRRSAVEAALDTLRHLVTLDRESQPSGRLRSLRWFVNSIATKDFLLPAMLVALDLHHDRVAETSDDRRASESAMFWTPEQRMEMLSNLERTKEIWQGLADGSMEAFKASKVLDIILEKIKGPNPEAEIFKNESFPGFETNPEMQSDHNAAMTLGMLSGGMTPNTAAALESSMQSTNSFSGMDFGVSLPMTGPGMTPNFQGDIGMNNAGSPFSMFTNFESGGDFPANFDWNAFETYTQNANWAADTGFGQIYPGQSSPETDGNGMPFGNANGGMAG, translated from the exons ATGACTCCCACACCACCATCCACGACGCCCTCCTCGGGATCAGGTCGGTCACCCGAGGAGCAGTTTCGAGTC AACCAAAGTCAAGGCTCTTCGAGGCCCGATGACATGCAGAACCGTATTGACCGTTTAGAAGGCCTAGTTTTGTCTTTGATGCACGGAGGTGCTACTATTGACCCTTCtaccgcagcagcagcggccgCCGTGACAGGCGCCTCGACAACCAAGTCGAATACTGACAGCACACCTACCTCGGCCAAAATCGATCCCGACGACGAGACACAAATGCGAGATGACGATGAGGACAGTGATCCTGATGGCGAGCTAGCGACATCTTTAGGCGTATTGAAGGTCGACTCAGATAAGGGCAAGTCAATGTACATTGGCCAGGAGCATTGGCATACGATATTGGCGGACATATCCGAAGTCAAGACATATTTTGCGAATCACAAGAAGGATTTGGAAAAGAGCTATGAAAAGGTCATGATGTCGAAACCGGCCAGCGCCAGAGAAGGACCTACGTTTTTGCTTGGAGCCGCGCCAGCTACCGAGATCGAACTGCGAGCGGAATTACCACCCAAATCGGCCGTCCTTGCGCTCTGCTCCAGATACTTCAACTCGATGGACAATGCGGTAAACATTATTCACGCGCCGACTTTCCAGCAACAACTTCGAGCCCACTGGCAAGATCCGTCAAAAACGCCCATCATGTGGCTTGGATTGCTCTATTCTATTTTGTGTCTCGCCATGCTGAGCTACCACAAGGTAGGGGACGAACCGCCGGAGTGGAAAGGGCGGACGCTGGACCTGGCCTCCGAATATCGACTACGCACCGTCCAGTGCCTCATTGCGGCTGATTACACCAAGCCGGTGGAATACACCGTGGAGACGATGCTTCTCTATGTGTTTGGAGAATACTCTTCGAGATGGGATGCTGATCTGGGGCTGTGGCTGATCGTGTCCTTGCTCACAAGAGTTGCCTTCAGGATGGGGTACCACCGCGACGCAAAGTGGTTCCCGACGATTACACCGTTTCAAGCA GAAATGAGGCGGCGTACGTGGGCACTGGTGAGGATGGCCGATGTGGTGTTCTCACACCAAGTTTCGCTGCCATCCATGATCTATGGTCATGATTGTGACACTCAGTTGCCGAACAACATCTTTGACGAGGAATTCGGTCCCAACACCAAAGTTTTGCCTCCTTCACGGCCTAAGACGGAGCCCACCCCTATTGCGTACATGATTGCCAAATCCAAGCTATGCAACGAGATGGGTGACATCTTGCAGGCCACCAATCGTGTGGGCAGGCAACTACCGTACGACGAAATTCTGCGGTTCGATGCCCGGCTTCGAGAGATCAACGACGAGATCCCGCCTCATCTCAAGGTTGCGGCCTTGGAGGGTTCGCACGACCCAGTCACTTTGATCATCGCGAGGTTCAACATCAACGTGCTCTACCTCAAGATCCTCTGTCTGTTGCATAAGAAGTACGTGCCGCGAGCTCGTACAAATCCACGATATGCCTACTCGCGCAGAAGTGCAGTAGAAGCGGCTCTAGACACGTTGCGGCATTTGGTTACTCTCGACAGAGAATCACAGCCTAGTGGCAGACTTCGATCTTTGAGGTGGTTCGTGAACTCGATAGCAACCAAGGACTTCCTTCTGCCTGCCATGCTGGTTGCGCTTGACCTCCACCACGACCGGGTTGCGGAAACGAGCGATGATCGCAGGGCGTCAGAGTCGGCCATGTTCTGGACCCCAGAGCAGCGGATGGAGATGCTTAGCAACTTGGAGCGGACCAAGGAGATCTGGCAAGGGCTTGCAGACGGGTCGATGGAGGCCTTCAAGGCATCCAAAGTCTTGGACATTATCCTGGAGAAGATCAAAGGCCCCAATCCTGAAGCCGAGATCTTCAAGAACGAAAGCTTCCCGGGTTTTGAGACAAATCCGGAAATGCAATCGGACCACAATGCGGCAATGACTCTGGGTATGCTCTCTGGTGGCATGACGCCAAACACGGCAGCCGCGCTCGAAAGCAGTATGCAAAGTACGAACTCGTTTAGCGGCATGGACTTTGGAGTGTCGTTGCCCATGACGGGCCCAGGCATGACGCCAAACTTCCAGGGCGACATTGGTATGAACAACGCGGGGTCTCCGTTCTCGATGTTTACAAACTTCGAGTCTGGCGGAGATTTCCCCGCCAACTTCGACTGG AACGCATTTGAGACGTACACGCAGAACGCGAACTGGGCAGCTGATACAGGGTTTGGGCAGATCTATCCAGGTCAATCCTCGCCAGAAACAGACGGCAACGGGATGCCGTTTGGCAACGCCAATGGCGGCATGGCAGGCTAA
- a CDS encoding chitinase 1 — MVGSSLLLPLLAVLASMAGAVPVNERRSVRPTCGKPGTVVSTSQVTIPTSQAATAAPTSPPAVSLPSPITVSSSFVTSRLASSTSAGVPGVSSSSVRTSAAASSASAAPSSLSSVRVSSTGTASPPATGTGTPASGYRNVLYFTNWGVYGANYQPADIPADKVTHLLYSFADIQTDGTVISSDPYSDTQRQYSGDDNQAGNAYGCVKQLYALKKQNRQLKLVLSIGGWTWSSKFPAVAASDTARKQFASSAIKLMIDWGFDGLDIDWEYPASDTEAANFVALLKEVRSQLDAYAAANAAGYHFALTIACPAGPSHYKQMNLRGMDPYVDAWHLMAYDYAGSWDTTTGHQANLYQNPSNPTATKFDTQTALAYYLSQGIASSKVVLGLPLYGRSFENTANGVGLPYSGVGTGSIEPGVWHYKVLPKAGAVEVYDSTAGALYSYDSSTKELISYDNPASAGVKAQYLLDNKLGGAVFWEAAGDRKGEGSLVGVLASKMGKLDSNQNLLSYPNSQYANIKSNLA, encoded by the exons ATGGTCGGATCATCCCTCCTCCTACCTCTCCTCGCCGTCCTGGCCTCCATGGCCGGCGCGGTACCTGTAAATGAGCGCCGCTCCGTCCGCCCGACGTGCGGAAAGCCGGGCACGGTGGTGTCCACCTCCCAAGTCACGATACCCACCTCTCAAGCGGCGACAGCAGCACCCACGAGTCCGCCCGCGGTGTCTCTTCCTTCACCCATCAccgtctcctcctcctttgtCACTTCTCGTCTCGCCTCGTCGACTTCGGCGGGGGTACCTGGcgtttcctcgtcgtcggtgAGGACGTCGGCGGCGGCCTCCTCAGCTTCTGCTGCGCCGTCTTCTCTATCATCTGTGCGAGTGTCCAGCACGGGCACCGCCTCTCCGCCTGCCACCGGCACAGGAACCCCGGCATCGGGATACAGGAATGTCTTGTACTTCACAAATTG GGGCGTCTATGGGGCGAACTACCAACCAGCAGACATTCCAGCAGACAAGGTGACGCACTTACTCTACTCCTTTGCGGATATCCAAACAGACGGCACGGT AATCTCGTCAGACCCCTATTCAGACACGCAACGCCAGTACTCTGGCGACGACAACCAAGCAGGCAACGCCTACGGCTGCGTCAAGCAGCTCTACGCCCTCAAGAAGCAGAACCGCCAGCTCAAGCTCGTCCTCTCCATCGGCGGCTGGACCTGGTCCAGCAAGTTCCCCGCCGTGGCCGCCTCGGACACGGCTCGTAAGCAGTTTGCTTCCTCTGCGATCAAGCTCATGATTGACTGGGGATTCGACGG TCTCGATATTGACTGGGAATACCCAGCCAGCGACACGGAAGCCGCAAACTTCGTCGCCCTCCTCAAGGAAGTACGCTCCCAGCTCGACGCCTACGCCGCGGCCAACGCGGCGGGCTATCACTTCGCCCTCACAATTGCCTGCCCCGCGGGTCCCTCGCACTACAAGCAGATGAACCTCCGCGGCATGGACCCCTACGTCGACGCCTGGCACCTCATGGCCTACGACTACGCCGGCTCCTGGGACACCACGACGGGCCACCAGGCCAACCTCTACCAGAACCCGTCCAACCCGACGGCGACAAAGTTCGACACCCAGACCGCGCTGGCGTACTACCTCTCCCAGGGCATCGCCTCCAGCAAGGTCGTCCTCGGCCTGCCGCTGTACGGCCGCTCCTTTGAGAACACGGCCAACGGCGTCGGCCTGCCGTACTCGGGCGTCGGGACGGGCTCCATCGAGCCGGGCGTGTGGCACTACAAGGTCCTTCCCAAGGCCGGCGCCGTCGAGGTGTACGACTCGACGGCGGGTGCACTGTACAGCTACGACAGTTCCACAAAGGAGCTCATCAGCTACGACAACCCGGCGAGCGCGGGCGTCAAGGCCCAGTACTTACTCGACAATAAGCTCGGCGGCGCCGTCTTCTGGGAAGCCGCTGGTGACCGCAAGGGCGAGGGCAGCCTGGTGGGTGTGTTGGCGAGCAAGATGGGCAAGCTTGATTCGAACCAGAACTTGTTGAGCTACCCCAACAGTCAGTATGCCAACATTAAGAGCAACCTAGCGTGA
- a CDS encoding alpha amylase has product MKAPTAWSILAAAAALHQGAVSALSAAEWRSQTIYQVMTDRFARTDGSTTARCEMSDQTYCGGSWLGIAQQLDYIQGLGATAIWISPFVKNVQGKSRDGESYHGYWAQDIWEVNPRFGTAEDLIFLANAIHARGMYLMADVVTNHMAWLGPGNTVDYSIYRPFSNASAYHTPPCVIDYSNQDSVERCWQGTDAASLPDLRTEDPRVRQVFNAWIKREVSRFGFDGLRLDSAKHVEPSFWPAFEASAGVAAFGEVFHGDPVYVAPYQDVMSGVMNYPVYYWLTQAFQSTTGSIWNLSNGIKTLITTARDLTLYGGFLENHDQPRFLNHTSDRTLLKNALTFSLLMDGIPIIYQGLEQGFSGGETPYNREALWQTGFNTQSELYLWISKFVSLRSMLAALDGGYLFYKSQPIHTDDHTIAMRKGFDDGQVVSVYSNVGTNRTYSVSLAQEDTGFRPCKLILEVVQCRPYVTDATGVLKATSGSGEPLVFVPADKVMGTGICAGGIGKRPPPPPPPRRHKPSPPPPPPSGTSTATAARFSTTRLAVESTDYNLDSIGRFNNITLSPCLTSQL; this is encoded by the exons ATGAAGGCTCCCACGGCTTGGTCGATCCTGgcggccgccgccgctctGCACCAAGGCGCCGTCTCGGCACTGAGCGCGGCGGAATGGCGGTCCCAGACGATATACCAGGTCATGACGGACCGATTCGCGCGGACGGACGGGTCGACGACGGCGAGGTGCGAAATGTCGGATCAGACGTACTGTGGTGGTTCGTGGTTGGGCATTGCGCAGCAGTTGGATTACATTCAGGGTCTCGGTGCGACGGCTATCTGGATTTCGCCCTTTGTGAAGAATGTCCAGGGCAAATCCCGTGACGG CGAATCGTACCATGGCTACTGGGCGCAGGACATCTGGGAGGTTAACCCACGCTTCGGCACCGCCGAGGATCTCATCTTCCTCGCCAATGCCATCCACGCCCGTGGTATGTACCTCATGGCCGACGTTGTCACGAACCACATGGCCTGGCTCGGTCCCGGCAATACGGTTGACTACTCCATCTACCGCCCCTTTTCCAACGCCTCGGCCTACCACACGCCGCCTTGCGTCATCGACTATTCCAACCAGGACTCGGTCGAGAGATGCTGGCAGGGTACCGACGCCGCTTCGTTGCCGGATCTTCGCACTGAGGACCCACGCGTGCGCCAGGTTTTCAACGCCTGGATCAAGCGCGAGGTCAGCCGCTTCGGCTTCGATGGCCTGCGACTCGACAGCGCAAAGCACGTCGAGCCGTCCTTCTGGCCAGCGTTCGAGGCCTCGGCCGGTGTCGCCGCCTTTGGTGAGGTCTTCCACGGCGACCCAGTCTACGTAGCCCCTTACCAGGACGTCATGAGCGGTGTTATGAACTACCCGGTGTACTACTGGCTTACCCAGGCCTTCCAGTCGACGACAGGCAGCATCTGGAACCTTTCCAATGGAATCAAGACGCTCATCACAACGGCGCGTGACCTGACGCTGTACGGGGGCTTCCTCGAGAACCACGACCAGCCTCGCTTCCTGAACCACACCTCGGACCGCACTCTGCTCAAGAACGCGCTGACCTTCAGTCTCCTTATGGACGGCATTCCCATCATCTATCAGGGTCTGGAGCAGGGGTTCAGCGGTGGTGAGACACCGTACAATCGCGAAGCGCTGTGGCAGACGGGGTTCAACACGCAGTCGGAGCTCTATCTCTGGATCTCCAAGTTCGTGTCCCTGCGCTCGATGCTGGCGGCGCTGGATGGCGGGTACCTCTTTTACAAGTCCCAGCCCATCCACACGGACGACCACACCATTGCCATGCGCAAGGGCTTCGACGACGGGCAGGTTGTGAGCGTCTACTCCAACGTCGGCACCAACCGCACCTACAGCGTGTCTCTGGCCCAGGAAGACACAGGTTTTCGGCCGTGCAAGCTGATCCTCGAGGTCGTTCAATGCCGACCCTACGTGACGGATGCGACAGGCGTGCTGAAAGCGACGAGCGGGAGCGGGGAGCCGCTCGTGTTTGTTCCGGCAGACAAGGTCATGGGGACGGGTATCTGCGCAGGTGGCATAGGCAagcgtcctcctcctccccctccccctcgtcGTCACAAGCCTTCTCCTCCACCTCCACCTCCCTCTGGGACATCCACCGCAACTGCTGCCCGCTTCTCTACCACGCGCCTCGCTGTTGAGAGTACCGATTATAACTTAGATTCTATCGGACGTTTTAATAACATCACTTTGTCGCCTTGCTTGACATCCCAGCTTTGA